In Armatimonadota bacterium, the genomic window CAGGTTCTTTTTCCTTATGAGAAGCGCTGATAGCACACTGGATTTCGACCTCAAACTAGCGAAGGAACAATCCGCGGAAAACCCGGTTTACTATGTACAATATGCCCACGCGCGAATTATGAGCATCCTTCGCTTAGCAAAGGAAAACAATATCGAGGTTCCTGCCGCTGATAAAGCTGATTTGTCGCTGCTTACTCATGAATCCGAAGTTGATTTGATGAAGAAGCTAGCCGAATTTCCCGATTTAGTGCTTCAAGCAGGGCAATTGCGCGAACCTCATAGGTTGACTAGGTATGCACAAGATTTAGCTGCAATCTTTCACAGTTTTTACACAGACTGCCGAGTAGTAAGCGATGATAACGCTCTAACAGCTGCGCGACTAGTTCTAGTGGATGCAACCAGGGTTGTTTTAGCAAACGTTTTGGGTTTGATGGGGGTCTCCGCTCCAGAAAGAATGTAGCGGGATTTTCGGTGTTTTGCTTTGGAGCATTGTTAGACGGCTTGCAGACACCTAAGTATCGAACACGCAGAGGAACACTGTTTGAGTGGAAGTCGTATACAAAGAGGATACCAATTTTGGGAGCAACATAATGCATTCCAAAGCATTTTACGGAATTTTAATCTTTCTTTTTCTTGGAATTTCAGCATGGGGAGGCACGTTTACAGACCGTGATGGCGGTAAGCATCAATGGTATGTGAATGACACCCATACATTAGTGTGGGATGGTAACTCTTATATTCCTTTTGGCGTTGAATTTACGCCAAAATACCTCACCGATGCGCAAACTGAAGAAAACCTGGCGGCCGATGAGGCGGAGATTGGTGCGCTCAAGCTTGCTGGTATCTCAGACGTAATCATCAAACCTGAAAAAGCATTGAATTCAATTCCACCTTCAGCATTCCAAAGGATTATAGATCTTCTTGAGACTAATGGAATGCATTATGGAATTGAACTCAACGATTCGCCATATTCTTCGCTTGTGGGTTGGGTGATTGCGCCTACAAAATATCGTGAGGATGGCATACAAGCAAGGGGCGAGGTTATCAAGAGCATCCCTGACACTCAGATGGCGTTTTACGTACTTTGCAATGCCATCACTGGAGAAGTAAACCGTCAAGGTCAGGCAACTGTCGCGGTAGACGAAGTGCGAATTTCCGTAGAAGAGATGCCGGCTGTTACTCAAGTGCTTCTCATCTATCCGCTGAGAAAGATTCGGCAAAGCTCCCCTGAATGGGGATTGCCTGACCTTTGGGCTTCGTATGACAAGCACCGGGACCATTTAGTGGCATATCTTTCGCAGCTGAAATTTGGACCAGGTCTTCGCTTCTTTGTTGATCCATTCACCGAGCGGCTGGCACCTGTTGGCGATACTGAGAGTATGTTTCCAGCATCACCCAGCTTTAGAATCGAGTATTCTTCCTGGCTCTCCCGCAAATATAACAACACGCAGACTCTCAGTACGCAATGGGCATTGACGGATTATGTAATTAAAACCTACACGGAAGCGGCTCGCCTTATTCCTCTTTGGAGGCAGGGCAGGGGTGTAGGTGAGGTATACGATCCTTCTACCAACAAGAGGTACAAGGTTGATCCCACGAGGTCTACTATCTGGCAGGACTTCTTGGAGTTTCGCGAGACCTCGGTTCGAGGGTATATGAACTCGGTGGCTGATGCTTTGAAGAGGCTTGTGGCGGATGTCCCAGTCGTTTTTACCGGAAATGCCCTTCAGCCGATGTTTCAAAACTCAGACCCAGCAGGCTATGATGGCTTGGTGGTGCCCAAGCCATTTGACAATCGCACAACGAATCAGCGTGCGGCCGAGGTGCTTTCTCTTGCAGAAAATTCAATGCGGAATATTTGGATTCTTTCTCGCATAAGCCCAGCCGCGCCTGGAGAAACAGTCTACCAGAAGAAGGAGGAGCTTTTTGCAGAGCTCAATACACTAAGAAGCCTTGGGTCCAAGGGCTTTTTCCTTTCTCAGATACCCGCAGAGGCTAAAATTGGCAGTGCAGATTTGCTATTCTGGCTTGCAGAATACGGGAATCTTAGCATATCGGATAAGCAGTTTGCTAGCTACAGGCCTCGTGTTGCCTTCTACCCAAAGGATTATGGGGGAATCGGCATAAAGCGATTTAACAGCGGAGTATGGTGGATTCCTTCGCTCGCCGCTGGACATAAACTCAATTTGGGCGAGGCATATGGTGGATACGTGCTAGCAGGAGTCAGTGGCATGGGGCTCTATATTTGGTCAACTAAAGGTTCAAGAACTATTACCATAGCTACTCCTCAGCCCATCACATTGACTACCTTAATAGGTGAAAAGACTACGCTAAATCCTTCTAAAGGTAGAGTCGCTATTCTTTTGAGTGAAGAGCCAGTTATCGTGGACGGCATACCACCTGAGCAGTTTCTCCCTCTGGAGGTTGTTGTTGGAGCGTTACAAGAACTTGAAAAACTAATTGAAAAAGCACGTACTAGCGTTCCTGATATTGAGGCGTATGTTCGGCTAGCCGCTCAGGCAAAAAAGCAAATAGAAAAAAACGAGTTTCTTATGAGCTATGATTTTATTATGGGAGCGATTCAAGAACTGGAACACAGGGTGCGTGCAATGGAGACGGCGCCACCCGGTATGACAGGCGGCATGTAAAACCTTGACGGCAAGGAAGGAGCTAGCAATGAAAGCGGTGGTTTTCAACGCTCCAAATGATTTGTATGTTACTGAGCGTCCTCTTCCGGAGATAGGTGACTATGACGCCTTGGTTAAGGTGGGCGCATGTGGTATATGTGGCACAGATATTCATATTCTTCGTGGCGAACATATTGTCAAGTTTCCGGTCGTGCCTGGCCATGAATTTGCCGGCGAAGTTGTAGCTGTTGGAAGTAAGGTTGATAATGTAAAGGCTGGCGACCGCGTGACCATTGACCCAAATATCGTTGACAATACTTGCTTTTTCTGCCGAAGGGGCGAAATCCATCTGTGCAAAAACCTCACCGCCGTTGGCGTGAACTTGGATGGCGGGTTTGCTGAGTATTGCTCTGTTCCTGCAGTTCAATGCTATAAGGTTCCTGCAAGCCTTAGCATAGAAGAAGCGGCAATGGTTGAGCCACTCGCATGTTGCATCCACGGCATCGACCAAGCAAAAATTGAGCCAGGGTATAATGTAGTTATATTGGGTGCTGGGTTTATCGGTTTGCTAATGGTTCAGCTTGCCAAAATAGCCGGTGCGAAGCACATAATTGTGAGTGAGCCTGACGAGAGAAAGCGACACCTAGCGGCAAGGTTTGGTTCCGATGTTCAAGTTGACCCAAGGACGCGTAATGTAGCAGCAGAGGTTGGCGAGGTGACGGGCGTTGGCGCTGACGTAGTTATTGAAGCTGCCGGTATGCCCGAGACAGCTGTACTAGCGATTGATTTGGCACGCCGTGGAGGAACGGTCCTTCAGTTCGGCATGGTGAGTCCCGACCGGCTGGTCGAAATATCGCCATATCAGATTTATTATAAGGAGCTAACAATTCGTGGGTCATTCGTCAATCCGTTTACACATTCACGAGCAGTTGAGCTCCTGGCATCTAAGCAAGTGGATGTTATGCCGCTTATAACTCATCGCTTTGGACAAGAAAAAGCCGCAATGGCAATCCAAACAGCACGCACTGGCGATGCGATAAAAGTATTGATTATTCCCGATTAGTGAAATAATATGCCGAGTATTGGAAAAACACTAAAGAAATCATTCGCAGATTCATACGATTACCTAGGGCTTGTTCTATTTTGCAGCTTTCTATGGTTTGGGATTGTAATCGCAATATTATCAACAGCCAAGCTTCCACTAACCACGCTGGTTCATGTTTTGTTGTTTATTGTGTTATGCATATTATTGCTATCACCAATAACTGCCGGTGTGCTGACGGTGGCACGGAAAATCGCCGCAA contains:
- a CDS encoding zinc-dependent alcohol dehydrogenase family protein, coding for MKAVVFNAPNDLYVTERPLPEIGDYDALVKVGACGICGTDIHILRGEHIVKFPVVPGHEFAGEVVAVGSKVDNVKAGDRVTIDPNIVDNTCFFCRRGEIHLCKNLTAVGVNLDGGFAEYCSVPAVQCYKVPASLSIEEAAMVEPLACCIHGIDQAKIEPGYNVVILGAGFIGLLMVQLAKIAGAKHIIVSEPDERKRHLAARFGSDVQVDPRTRNVAAEVGEVTGVGADVVIEAAGMPETAVLAIDLARRGGTVLQFGMVSPDRLVEISPYQIYYKELTIRGSFVNPFTHSRAVELLASKQVDVMPLITHRFGQEKAAMAIQTARTGDAIKVLIIPD